From the Lepus europaeus isolate LE1 chromosome 12, mLepTim1.pri, whole genome shotgun sequence genome, one window contains:
- the NOL6 gene encoding nucleolar protein 6 — protein MGPAPAGEQQRGAPGEPEVMELAQEGTGKEGKKASSKKRAAAASPADGLLQPVKLSRAELYKEPTSEELNRLRETESLFHSSLLRLQVEELLKEVKLSEKKKDRIDAFLRGVNQSIMRVPSVPETELTDQAWLPAGVRVPVHQVPYIVKGCFRFLPPAQVTVVGSYLLGTCIRPDINVDVALTMPREILQDKDGLNQRYFRKRALYLAHLAHHLAQDPLFGSVRFSYTNGCHLKPSVLLRPCGKDERLVTVRLHPCPPPDFFRPCRLLPTKNNVRSAWYQGQSPAAADSPEPPTPHYNSWVLQDTALESHLQLLSTMLGPALGLKDGVALLKVWLRQRELDKGRGGFSGFLISMLVAFLVSTRKIHTTMSGYQVLRSVLQFLASTDLTINGISLCLSADPTLPALADFHQAFPVVFLDSSGRLNLCADVTAATYHQVQHEARLSMALLDSKADDALQLLLMTPKPMIRTFDHVLHLRPLSRLQAACHRLKLWPELQDNGGDYVSAALGPLTTLLEQGLGSRLHLLAHSRPPVPEWDISQEPPKHKDSGALTLGLLLRPEGLTSVLELGPEADQPEAADFRQFWGSRSELRRFQDGAIREAVVWEAASMFQKRLIPHQVVTHLLALHADIPDTCVHYAGSLLDSLLQGLKESSNTGEEALAAAVRCYDDLSRQLWGLEGLPLTVSAVQGAHPVLRYTEVFPPAPVRPAYSFYEHLRERASLVPRPDKPCPAYVEPMTVICHLEGSGQWPQDAEAIRRVRAAFQLRLAELLSQQHGLRCRAAATHTDVLKDGFVFRIRVAYQREPQILKEIRSPEGMITLRDTPASLRLERDTRQLPLLSSALHGLQQQHPAFSGVARLAKRWVRAQLLGEEFTDESLDLVAASLFLHPEPFTPPSSPQVGFLRFLFLVSTFDWKNTPLIVNLNSELTVEEQAEIRSSFLAARTQLPVMVILTPQDRKSSVWTQNGPSAQILQQLVVLAAEALPVLEKQLMDPRGPGDIRTVFRPPLDIYDVLIRLSARHVPRHRQAVDSPAASFCRGLLREPGPSSLMPVLGYDPPQLYLAQLREAFGDLALFFYDRHGGEVIGVLWKPSSFQPQPFKASSMKGRTLLSQGGELVMVPNVEAILEDFAVLGEGLVQAVEARSERWTV, from the exons ATGGGGCCGGCCCCTGCCGGAGAGCAGCAGCGCGGAGCGCCTGGGGAGCCGGAG GTGATGGAACTAGCCCAGGAAGGCACAGGCAAGGAGGGGAAGAAGGCATCCTCGAAGAAGCGTGCAGCGGCTGCGTCTCCAGCAGATGGTCTCCTCCAGCCGGTGAAGCTCAGCCGGGCGGAATTGTATAAGGAGCCCACCAGTGAGGAGCTGAATCGCCTTCGAGAGACTGAGAGTCTGTTCCATTCCAGCCTGCTTCGTTTACAG GTGGAGGAGCTACTGAAGGAGGTGAAGCTGTCGGAGAAGAAGAAGGATCGGATCGATGCCTTCCTACGGGGGGTCAACCAGAGCATCATGCGGGTGCCCTCAGTCCCTGAGACAGAG CTCACTGACCAGGCCTGGCTCCCGGCTGGGGTCCGAGTTCCCGTCCACCAAGTACCCTATATCGTGAAAGGCTGTTTCCGCTTCCTGCCCCCAGCACAGGTCACCGTTGTGGGCAGCTACCTGCTGGGCACCTGCATCCGGCCAGACATCAATGTGGATGTGGCACTGACCATGCCCAGG GAAATCCTGCAGGACAAGGACGGGCTGAACCAGCGCTACTTCCGCAAGCGTGCCCTCTACCTGGCCCACCTGGCTCACCACCTGGCCCAAGACCCGCTCTTTGGCAGTGTGCGCTTCTCCTACACCAATGGCTGCCACCTGAAACCCTCAGTGCTGCTGCGGCCCTGTG gaaAGGACGAGCGCCTGGTCACCGTGCGCCTGCATCCGTGCCCTCCACCTGATTTCTTCCGCCCCTGTCGCTTGCTGCCAACCAAGAACAACGTGCGCTCTGCCTGGTACCAAGGGCAGAGTCCTGCAGCGGCTG ATAGCCCGGAGCCCCCTACCCCCCACTACAACTCATGGGTCCTGCAGGATACAGCCctcgagtcccacctgcagctgctgtctaccatgctgggcccagccctggggctaAAGGATGGCGTGGCACTTCTGAAGGTCTGGCTGCGGCAGCGGGAGCTGGACAAG GGCCGGGGTGGGTTTAGTGGCTTCCTTATCTCCATGCTGGTTGCCTTCCTCGTGTCCACACGCAAGATCCACACCACCATGAGTGGCTACCAGGTCCTGAGAAGCGTCTTGCAGTTCCTGG CCTCCACAGATCTGACCATCAACGGGATCAGTTTATGTCTCAGTGCCGACCCCACCTTG CCAGCCCTGGCTGACTTCCACCAGGCCTTCCCCGTCGTCTTCCTGGACTCCTCAGGCCGTCTCAACCTCTGTGCTGATGTCACTGCTGCCACTTACCACCAG GTACAGCACGAGGCACGGCTGTCTATGGCACTGCTGGACAGCAAAGCCGATGACGCGCTGCAGCTGCTGTTGATGACTCCCAAGCCCATGATCCGGACTTTTGACCACGTCCTGCA TCTCCGTCCGCTGAGTCGCCTACAGGCAGCCTGTCACCGGCTGAAActctggccagagctgcaggacaATGGTGGGGACTATGTCTCGGCTGCCCTGGGCCCACTAACCACCCTCCTGGAGCAGGGCCTGGGGTCCCggctccacctgctggctcactctcgaCCTCCAGTCCCAGAG TGGGACATCAGCCAAGAGCCACCGAAGCACAAAGACTCTGGGGCCCTGACCTTGGGCTTGCTGCTCCGACCTGAAGGATTGACCAGCGTCCTAGAACTGGGTCCAGAGGCTGATCAGCCTGAG GCTGCTGACTTCCGCCAGTTCTGGGGGTCTCGCTCGGAGCTTCGGCGCTTCCAGGATGGAGCCATCCGGgaggctgtggtctgggaggcagcctctatgttcCAGAAGCGCCTGATTCCCCACCAGGTGGTTACCCACCTCTTAGCACT CCATGCTGACATCCCAGATACCTGTGTCCACTATGCAGGGAGCCTCCTGGACTCGCTACTCCAAGGTCTGAAAGAG AGCTCCAACACCGGTGAGGAGGCCCTGGCAGCGGCAGTGCGTTGCTATGACGACCTCAGCCGCCAGCTGTGGGGGCTCGAGGGGCTCCCGCTGACCGTGTCTGCCGTTCAGGGGGCACACCCAGTGCTGCGCTACACAGAG GTATTCCCACCAGCCCCGGTCCGACCAGCCTACTCCTTCTACGAGCACCTCCGAGAACGGGCCTCACTGGTGCCCCGGCCCGACAAGCCCTGCCCGGCCTATGTGGAGCCCATGACTG TGATTTGTCAcctggagggcagtgggcagtggccgCAGGATGCCGAGGCCATACGGCGGGTCCGAGCTGCCTTCCAGCTGCGCCTGGCTGAGCTGCTGTCACAACAGCACGGGCTGCGGTGCCGGGCTGCTGCCACGCATACTGATGTCCTTAAG GATGGGTTTGTGTTCCGCATCCGGGTGGCCTACCAGCGGGAGCCCCAGATCCTGAAGGAGATTCGGAGCCCTGAGGGGATGATCACGCTGAGAGACACGCCCGCCTCCCTTCGCCTGGAGAGAGACACGAGGCAGCTGCCCCTGCTCTCCAGTGCCCTCCATGG GCTCCAACAGCAGCACCCTGCCTTCTCCGGAGTGGCCCGGCTGGCCAAGCGGTGGGTGCGCGCCCAGCTTCTGGGTGAGGAGTTCACCGATGAGAGCCTGGATCTGGTAGCTGCGTCCCTTTTCCTGCATCCTGAGCCTTTCACCCCTCCCAG CTCCCCTCAGGTTGGCTTCCTCCGATTCCTTTTCCTGGTTTCAACCTTCGATTGGAAGAACACGCCCCTCATTGTCAACCTCAACAGCGAGCTCACTG TGGAGGAGCAGGCTGAGATCCGGAGTAGCTTCCTGGCAGCTCGGACACAACTCCCTGTCATGGTCATCCTTACCCCCCAGGACCGCAAAAGCTCTGTGTGGACACAGAATGGACCCTCAGCCCAG ATCCTACAGCAGCTGGTGGTCCTGGCAGCTGAGGCCCTGCCCGTCCTAGAGAAGCAGCTGATGGACCCCCGGGGGCCTGGGGACATCAGG ACAGTTTTCCGGCCGCCCTTGGACATATACGACGTGCTGATCCGCCTGTCCGCCCGCCACGTGCCCCGGCACCGCCAGGCTGTGGACTCGCCAGCCGCCTCCTTCTGCCGAGGCCTGCTCCGTGAGCCGGGGCCCTCGTCCCTGATGCCCGTGCTGGGCTATGATCCTCCCCAGCTCTACCTGGCACAGCTCAGG GAAGCCTTTGGCGATCTGGCCCTTTTCTTCTATGACCGGCATGGCGGGGAGGTGATCGGCGTCCTCTGGAAACCCAGCagcttccagccccagcccttcaaG GCCTCTAGCATGAAAGGACGCACATTGCTGTCTCAAGGTGGGGAGCTGGTGATGGTACCCAATGTAGAAGCAATCCTGGAGGACTTTGCTGTGCTGGGTGAAGGCCTGGTACAGGCAGTGGAGGCCCGAAGTGAGAGGTGGACGGTGTGA